From Rutidosis leptorrhynchoides isolate AG116_Rl617_1_P2 chromosome 3, CSIRO_AGI_Rlap_v1, whole genome shotgun sequence, a single genomic window includes:
- the LOC139896726 gene encoding uncharacterized protein: MRRALLNTKIPINYLLTTPRSSSTPIPNTIISPLSSFRSNFRFFSAENEDPPTDKPNPSSESTTISPPPPKDLKVHDVSNKDLKMQIEKYFEKDEEVLPDILESILRRKVTGKHADTDDELLDEFRMQPIDNVNDKEFESDFEEIHQTDDEIDNLYDAKTIVTKRMTKDEFSYMDDKKWEGMIKEATEKGHLKDTKECEQILEDMFMWEKLLPDHLKKTVSEKYNEIADKVETGELEPEQGYEMYLEFEHNMLLQHTKEMEEAGPPKHEETSALEKKKDVDDPPGVGPILRWQTRVVFVPGGDSWHPKNRKAKLSVTVKELGLSKNQFRRLRELVGKRYNSGKDELTITSERFEHREENRKDCLRTLFGLIEEAGKADKLVDDARTSYVKNRLRANHKFMDKLNAKIMRNQGSNNSLPA, encoded by the exons ATGAGACGTGCTTTACTCAACACCAAAATCCCCATTAATTACCTCCTCACTACTCCCCGTTCATCTTCTACCCCGATTCCAAACACAATAATTTCACCTTTATCCAGTTTCCGATCCAATTTTAGATTCTTCTCAGCTGAAAATGAGGATCCACCCACCGACAAACCAAACCCTAGTTCTGAATCAACCACCATTTCCCCTCCGCCACCAAAAGATCTCAAGGTCCATGACGTCAGCAATAAAG ATTTGAAAATGCAGATAGAGAAGTATTTTGAGAAAGATGAAGAGGTATTGCCTGATATATTAGAATCGATATTAAGGAGGAAGGTAACAGGAAAGCATGCTGATACAGATGATGAGTTGTTGGATGAGTTTCGTATGCAACCGATTGATAATgtgaatgataaagaattcgaatCGGATTTTGAGGAAATACACCAGACGGATGATGAGATTGATAATTTGTATGATGCGAAAACTATTGTGACGAAACGGATGACAAAAGACGAGTTTTCTTATATGGATGATAAAAAATGGGAAGGTATGATTAAAGAGGCAACTGAAAAGGGTCATCTTAAGGATACTAAAGAGTGTGAGCAGATATTAGAGGATATGTTCATGTGGGAAAAGTTACTCCCAG ATCATTTGAAGAAAACGGTCAGTGAGAAATATAATGAGATAGCAGATAAGGTTGAAACGGGCGAGCTTGAACCTGAGCAAGGGTACGAAATGTATCTTGAATTTGAGCACAATATGCTTTTGCAACATActaaggagatggaggaagcgggtCCCCCCAAACATGAAGAGACCTCTGCTCTTGAAAAGAAGAAAGATGTAGATGACCCGCCTGGCGTGGGACCCATACTTAGGTGGCAAACACGGGTTGTATTTGTTCCTGGTGGTGATTCATGGCACCCGAAAAACAGAAAAGCAAAACTGTCTGTCACTGTGAAAGAGCTTGGTCTTTCCAAAAATCAGTTTCGCAGACTACGAGAATTGGTTGGGAAAAGATACAATTCAGGAAAAGATGAACTTACGATAACAAGTGAGAG GTTTGAACACCGTGAGGAGAATAGGAAGGATTGTCTTAGGACTTTATTTGGGCTGATTGAGGAGGCTGGTAAAGCTGATAAGCTAGTTGATGATGCTCGAACTAGCTATGTCAAGAATAGACTCAGAGCTAACCATAAGTTTATGGATAAGTTGAATGCCAAGATCATGAGAAATCAAGGATCTAATAATTCTTTGCCTGCATGA